CGTTACAACTGCCCTCACACATAGGGGCTCTATTTGTAGCAATGCACAGTTTCTGTAGAAAACACTGATCTCACCCAATCCATACTCTGCAGCACACCATTCACTATTTGCACATAGAAAGGCTGTGGAACAGTACAGTCAACTGGCAACGTTCCCCTAAGGTTCCCATGGAAAACTTGTTCTAAGAACATTCCATCATGGACACGTAACTATGCAATACGTCCCACAAATTACACATAGAATGTTGGAATATACCTTGGAGAACAATTATGGGAACGTTACTTTGTTCTCTTCAGCTTAGAAACATGttccccaacaacaacaaaaaaactggcAGGAGAAAAGGCTTCTCCACTGGGTTTAGTTTCATACTTTTGTGGGAAAAAACGTGTTACAACTGACCCCGGTCTctcctaaaaaataaaaataaagggtTTAATTCAAAATGCCACAATCGCTCGGGTCCATGCCCCCAGGCTGGCCAGGACCTGTTTACTACAGATCTGTTCCAAGTCCGCCTGTCTGCTCAGCAGCCCTGTAAAGCCCGAGCCGAAGATGGAGATCAGGTTGGAGATGTTGGAAGTGTCTGTGTAGTCTAGGTGGAAGTAGGAACAGTCCTCGCGTTTCGCCCGCTTGCGAGCCGATGTAAAATCCGACACCTCCTCGCCGTCGGATGTACAAAAGCCGAACTCGACCTTCCGTTTCTTGGCCGGGGACTGCGCGCCCTGGCCGCACTGGAGCGCGTCGCAGCAGCAGTCCTGGTGGAGGTAGCCGTTCTCCACCGTAGTTACCACATGCGTGTCCAAATCCAGCACTGTGGTTTTGTTGCAGTGCGTGCTGCCGTTTGCGGGGAACTGGTCACAGTGGGACACAGGGGCAGCCTCCATGCAGCAGCTTCGATAGTAGGAGGGATCCGGTTCTTTGCCGCCGTCCTCGAGGGGAGAGCAGCCGAAAAGAGCGCTCGCTGTCCGGGCGTGCGCCGCTGGCTGCGCCGCGCCTCGGTGGCACGCAGAGCCGCAGAGACTCGCCTCTTCGCCGCAGCAAGCAGCCCGCGCCTGCTCCTCGTCGCCGGCGTCCTCTGCGTCCAGATCCAGCGGGTTGAGCTCCTGGATCTCGTTGCAGACGGTCATCACCTCCTCGTACTGCTGCATCCTATAGATCTCCGCGTATTTCTCCTTGACGTAGACCTGCCTGGCGTTCCGCAGCACGTAGGAGACCAGCAGGTTTTTGTGCAGCTTGATCCCCCCTCTCTGCGTCCTGGAGTTGTGGATCTTCATTAAGGAAATGGAGATGAGGCTTTGCGCGTCCGCTGCGCATTCCATGGTGTGGATCATTGTGATGTTTCCCCCCCTATAGTCCACCTCCAGCTCCTCTCCGGGAGATGGGAAAGCCGTCTCTCAGCTATCTCAATGGGAATCGTTTTGTTCGAGGAGAAAGGTTCAGGTCCGCTCTGTGGAGAAACATTGGACTCACAATGATCCGCCTCTCCCTCCGAAAGCCAGCAATCATTCGCAGATGGCTCGAAACcagaatatatatttatagtcaAGACAGAGGGCCCGCCTTCTTCAGGGAGAGCCAATCAGCTGCCTGGGATCTGTTGAGTGGCAGACTGGCGCGCTGGAAATATGTCGTTCTCGACCAATCAGCGTCAGGCGGTTCCCCCGGACTATTCAAATTCCACCCAGGTTGTCTAACAGGAATGTCCTCATTTCAGCTGCCCCATAGCTGGGACTTTCAGAAAACCAGTTCCTTTCCCGGGGAAACCAAACGAGATTTACAACTACCAATGAAGTAGGATAGTCACCGTTTATTTTAAAGTTTGGTGTTccaagtgaaaaaaatgtgtgttttatcCTTTTGGACCAAGAACCTGTTGTCCtccggtcaaatttgacccattttcaaaaagtttgtatattagaaatttgggtttctttcgaCCAAACTGATCAACCAAAAAA
The Sander lucioperca isolate FBNREF2018 chromosome 14, SLUC_FBN_1.2, whole genome shotgun sequence genome window above contains:
- the ier5l gene encoding immediate early response gene 5-like protein; translation: MIHTMECAADAQSLISISLMKIHNSRTQRGGIKLHKNLLVSYVLRNARQVYVKEKYAEIYRMQQYEEVMTVCNEIQELNPLDLDAEDAGDEEQARAACCGEEASLCGSACHRGAAQPAAHARTASALFGCSPLEDGGKEPDPSYYRSCCMEAAPVSHCDQFPANGSTHCNKTTVLDLDTHVVTTVENGYLHQDCCCDALQCGQGAQSPAKKRKVEFGFCTSDGEEVSDFTSARKRAKREDCSYFHLDYTDTSNISNLISIFGSGFTGLLSRQADLEQICSKQVLASLGAWTRAIVAF